Proteins found in one Mycobacteriales bacterium genomic segment:
- a CDS encoding M48 family metallopeptidase translates to MTRRAPAALSLAALLVLLGVALAVTVPWTPLPGADLQGEALRDFTPEQIAREVAFHDQIRPWSYAALALGLLVAGALGLTGAGARLVRAVARPLGGGWVWQVLLGTLALAVVGRLATLPLSARGEIVLRDYGLSTQTWGSWLLDVGKGVLVGAALTALAMLALVGLARGLRRTWWAWGALVTAGLVVAGSFVHPLVVEPVFHRFTPLPAGELRSDLLALAERDGVAVDGVLVADASRRTTAVNAYVSGFGSSRRIVVYDTLLAQATPAEVQLVVAHELGHTARRDVLVGTLLGALGAAAAVCALALALSWGPLLRRAGADGMADPRVVPLVLALVAVGSLLLAPAGNLVSRRVELRADVHALDLTRDPQTFRATQQRLALANLSDLDPHPLAYAFFATHPGVTERLALAREWERLR, encoded by the coding sequence GTGACCCGGCGCGCCCCCGCCGCCCTCTCGCTCGCGGCCCTGCTCGTCCTGCTCGGCGTGGCGCTGGCCGTCACCGTGCCCTGGACGCCGCTGCCCGGGGCGGACCTGCAGGGCGAAGCGCTGCGCGACTTCACCCCGGAGCAGATCGCCCGCGAGGTCGCCTTCCACGACCAGATCCGGCCCTGGTCGTACGCCGCGCTGGCCCTCGGCCTGCTGGTGGCCGGCGCGCTCGGGCTGACCGGTGCGGGGGCCCGCCTCGTCCGTGCGGTCGCCCGCCCCCTCGGCGGCGGCTGGGTGTGGCAGGTGCTGCTGGGGACGCTGGCGCTGGCGGTCGTCGGGCGGCTCGCGACGCTGCCCCTGTCGGCGCGCGGCGAGATCGTGCTGCGGGACTACGGCCTGTCGACCCAGACGTGGGGCTCGTGGCTGCTCGACGTCGGCAAGGGCGTGCTGGTCGGCGCGGCGCTGACGGCGCTGGCGATGCTCGCGCTGGTCGGGCTCGCGCGGGGCCTGCGCCGCACCTGGTGGGCCTGGGGGGCTCTGGTCACCGCCGGGCTCGTGGTGGCCGGCTCCTTCGTCCACCCGCTGGTCGTCGAACCGGTCTTCCACCGCTTCACGCCACTGCCGGCCGGCGAGCTGCGCAGCGACCTGCTGGCGCTGGCCGAGCGGGACGGCGTCGCCGTCGACGGGGTGCTGGTGGCCGACGCGTCCCGCCGCACGACGGCGGTCAACGCCTACGTCAGCGGCTTCGGCAGCAGCCGTCGGATCGTCGTCTACGACACGTTGCTCGCGCAGGCGACGCCCGCCGAGGTGCAGCTCGTCGTGGCGCACGAGCTCGGCCACACCGCCCGGCGGGACGTCCTGGTCGGGACGCTGCTCGGCGCGCTCGGCGCCGCCGCGGCGGTCTGTGCGCTCGCGCTGGCCCTGTCCTGGGGGCCGTTGCTGCGCCGGGCCGGCGCCGACGGGATGGCCGACCCGCGGGTCGTGCCGCTGGTGCTGGCGCTGGTCGCGGTCGGCTCGCTGCTGCTCGCGCCGGCGGGCAACCTGGTCTCGCGCCGGGTCGAGCTGCGCGCCGACGTGCACGCGCTCGACCTGACCCGGGACCCGCAGACCTTCCGCGCCACCCAGCAGCGGCTCGCGCTGGCCAACCTGTCCGACCTGGACCCGCACCCGCTCGCGTACGCCTTCTTCGCCACCCACCCGGGCGTCACCGAGCGGCTGGCGCTGGCCCGGGAGTGGGAGCGGCTGCGGTGA
- a CDS encoding glycosyltransferase family 4 protein, giving the protein MRTLVLSNDFPPRPGGIQAYVHSLAARQPDGEVVVYAPAWEGAGAFDAQQPFPVVRHPGSLMLPTPEVLSRARQIARVEGCDRVWFGAAAPLGLLAPRLGLPRAVASTHGHEVGWAMLPGARQVLRRIGRGVDVVTYLGGYTRDRLAPALRGVELARLPSGVDPTLFRPGCGGEQVRRAHGLVGRPVVVCVSRLVPRKGQDVLVRALPAVRARVPGAALLLVGGGPDLPRLRRLAAEHGVAEDVVLTGPVPWEQLPAHYDAGDVFAMPCRTRRAGLDVEGLGIVFLEAAATGLPVVAGRSGGSPDAVLDGETGQLVDGRSVPAVACTVTDLLQDPVRARAMGQAGREWVEREWRWDVLAGRLRALLAGSAA; this is encoded by the coding sequence GTGAGGACGCTGGTCCTCAGCAACGACTTCCCGCCCCGCCCCGGGGGGATTCAGGCGTACGTCCACAGTCTCGCGGCGCGGCAGCCGGACGGTGAGGTGGTGGTGTACGCGCCGGCCTGGGAGGGTGCCGGGGCCTTCGACGCGCAGCAGCCCTTCCCGGTGGTCCGGCACCCGGGATCGCTGATGCTGCCGACGCCGGAGGTGCTGAGCCGGGCCCGGCAGATCGCCCGGGTCGAGGGCTGCGACCGGGTCTGGTTCGGCGCGGCCGCGCCGCTCGGGCTGCTGGCCCCGCGGCTGGGTCTGCCGCGCGCGGTCGCCTCCACCCACGGGCACGAGGTCGGCTGGGCGATGCTGCCCGGCGCGCGGCAGGTGCTGCGCCGGATCGGGCGCGGCGTCGACGTCGTCACCTACCTCGGCGGCTACACCCGCGACCGGCTGGCGCCGGCGCTGCGCGGCGTCGAGCTGGCCCGGCTGCCGAGCGGCGTCGACCCGACCCTCTTCCGGCCGGGCTGCGGGGGCGAGCAGGTCCGCCGGGCGCACGGCCTGGTCGGCCGGCCGGTCGTCGTGTGCGTGTCCCGGCTCGTCCCGCGCAAGGGCCAGGACGTGCTGGTGCGCGCACTGCCCGCGGTCCGCGCGCGGGTGCCCGGCGCCGCGCTGCTGCTCGTCGGCGGGGGACCCGACCTCCCGCGGCTGCGCCGGCTGGCCGCCGAGCACGGCGTCGCCGAGGACGTCGTGCTCACCGGCCCGGTGCCGTGGGAGCAGCTGCCCGCGCACTACGACGCCGGCGACGTCTTCGCGATGCCCTGCCGCACCCGCCGCGCCGGGCTGGACGTCGAGGGGCTGGGCATCGTCTTCCTCGAGGCGGCCGCGACCGGGCTGCCCGTGGTGGCCGGTCGCTCCGGCGGCTCGCCCGACGCCGTCCTGGACGGCGAGACCGGCCAGCTCGTCGACGGCCGCTCGGTGCCGGCGGTGGCCTGCACCGTCACCGACCTGCTGCAGGATCCGGTACGCGCCCGCGCGATGGGGCAGGCCGGCCGCGAGTGGGTCGAGCGCGAGTGGCGCTGGGACGTGCTGGCCGGCCGGCTGCGTGCCCTGCTGGCCGGCAGCGCCGCCTGA
- a CDS encoding sialidase family protein: MSRDLLPARVPSRRSLLLTLAAAAALIGAVLAGGELPPQDPGAAGQPQVLDEVAVTAMNQIVGVSNNSPMILADPAEPRFVVMANRLDAPDFSCALQVSGDAGRSWVSARPVPVLPAGAQKCYAPEVAFDRAGRLHYLFVGLAGAGNEPVGVFLTTSEDRGRTFTEPRQVLGARNYAVRMAVDPELGETGRLHLVWLAATSEPSLGGFGPPPNPILTAYSDDGGRTFTDPVQVSDPARERVVAPALALGPDSSVHVGFYDLGRDAIDYQGLEGAVWEQPWTLLLSTSRDGGRRFEPARVVDAQIAPPERVMLIFTMAPAALVAGSGGLVCAAWTDARNGDADSLARCSPDHGRTWQDITRLNDDPLGNGARQYLPRLSLSPQGRLDAVFFDRRDDPANVLNHLYLTWSADGGRSFTPNAQISRAPSDTQIGQQYVHASARGQYEIGARLGLLSQRVGAVAVWPDTRHSESGGTGQDLFAATVGLPDAGRRFGTVEIVGTALILAVLIAVATLGRRHRRQRSQAAA; this comes from the coding sequence GTGAGCCGTGACCTCCTCCCGGCCAGAGTTCCGTCCCGCCGGTCGCTCCTGCTGACACTGGCCGCGGCAGCCGCACTCATCGGCGCCGTGCTCGCCGGCGGTGAGCTCCCGCCCCAAGACCCCGGCGCTGCCGGCCAGCCGCAAGTTCTTGATGAGGTGGCGGTCACGGCGATGAACCAGATCGTCGGGGTGTCGAACAACTCCCCGATGATCCTTGCCGACCCGGCCGAGCCGCGTTTCGTGGTGATGGCGAACCGCCTGGACGCGCCGGACTTCAGTTGCGCGCTTCAGGTGTCGGGCGACGCCGGGCGCAGCTGGGTGTCGGCGCGCCCCGTTCCGGTTCTGCCTGCGGGGGCGCAGAAGTGCTACGCCCCGGAGGTCGCCTTCGACCGTGCTGGCCGGTTGCATTACCTGTTCGTCGGGTTGGCCGGCGCGGGTAACGAGCCGGTCGGGGTGTTCCTGACCACCTCCGAGGACCGCGGCCGGACGTTCACCGAGCCGCGGCAGGTGCTCGGGGCGCGTAACTACGCCGTCCGGATGGCGGTCGACCCTGAGCTCGGTGAGACCGGGCGTCTGCACCTGGTGTGGCTCGCCGCGACGTCCGAGCCGTCGCTGGGTGGTTTCGGTCCGCCACCGAACCCGATCCTGACCGCCTACTCCGACGACGGTGGCCGGACGTTCACCGACCCTGTGCAGGTCAGTGATCCGGCTCGGGAGCGGGTGGTCGCTCCGGCGCTGGCGTTGGGTCCGGACTCGAGTGTGCACGTCGGCTTCTACGACCTGGGCCGGGACGCGATCGACTATCAGGGCCTGGAGGGGGCGGTGTGGGAGCAACCTTGGACGTTGCTGCTGTCGACCTCCCGCGACGGCGGTCGCCGCTTCGAGCCCGCGCGGGTGGTGGATGCGCAGATTGCCCCCCCCGAACGGGTGATGCTGATCTTCACGATGGCCCCGGCCGCGCTGGTCGCCGGCTCCGGTGGGCTGGTGTGCGCGGCCTGGACCGACGCCCGCAACGGCGACGCCGACAGCCTCGCGCGCTGTTCCCCCGACCACGGCCGGACCTGGCAGGACATCACACGGCTCAACGACGACCCGCTGGGCAACGGCGCCCGGCAGTACCTGCCCCGGCTCTCGCTGTCCCCACAAGGACGCTTGGACGCGGTCTTCTTCGACCGACGGGACGACCCGGCGAACGTGCTCAACCACCTCTACCTGACCTGGTCGGCTGACGGCGGGCGCAGCTTCACACCGAACGCGCAGATCTCCCGCGCACCGTCGGACACCCAGATCGGTCAGCAGTACGTACACGCCTCAGCCCGCGGCCAGTACGAGATCGGAGCCCGCCTGGGTCTGCTTTCCCAGCGCGTCGGGGCCGTCGCGGTCTGGCCCGACACCCGCCACTCCGAGTCCGGCGGCACCGGCCAGGACCTGTTCGCCGCCACCGTCGGCCTGCCCGACGCAGGTCGGCGGTTCGGGACGGTCGAGATCGTCGGAACTGCCCTGATCCTGGCAGTACTGATCGCTGTAGCGACCCTCGGCCGGCGCCACCGGCGGCAGCGTTCCCAGGCTGCCGCGTGA
- a CDS encoding response regulator transcription factor — MPPAPARILLVEDDAPIRQALEAVLRAEGYEVEAQPDGSRAERVASSFCPDLALLDVRLQPGPDGFTVCRQLRRSRDLPVIFLTAAESIDDRLEGFRVGGDDYLVKPYEARELLARVEALLRRSGLPGSAVLTVGAVTIDPRAEAVAVDGEPVELTRIEFDLLLALAQRRGQVMSKVQLLTRVWGFDRIDTNLVEVHVSSLRRKLEAVGPRVVHTARGIGYVLRG, encoded by the coding sequence GTGCCACCTGCTCCCGCCCGGATCCTGCTCGTGGAGGACGACGCGCCCATCCGGCAGGCGCTGGAGGCGGTGCTGCGGGCCGAGGGGTACGAGGTCGAGGCCCAGCCGGACGGCTCCCGGGCCGAGAGGGTCGCGTCGAGCTTCTGCCCGGACCTGGCCCTGCTCGACGTGCGGCTGCAGCCCGGGCCCGACGGCTTCACGGTCTGCCGGCAGCTGCGCCGCAGCCGCGACCTGCCGGTCATCTTCCTGACTGCCGCCGAGTCCATCGACGACCGGCTGGAGGGATTCCGGGTGGGCGGCGACGACTACCTGGTCAAGCCGTACGAAGCCCGCGAGCTGCTGGCCCGCGTCGAGGCGCTGCTGCGCCGGTCCGGTCTGCCCGGTTCCGCGGTGCTGACCGTCGGGGCGGTGACCATCGACCCCCGCGCGGAAGCGGTCGCCGTCGACGGTGAGCCGGTCGAGCTGACCCGGATCGAGTTCGACCTGCTGCTCGCGCTGGCGCAGCGCCGCGGGCAGGTGATGTCCAAGGTGCAGCTGCTGACCCGGGTCTGGGGCTTCGACCGCATCGACACCAACCTCGTCGAGGTGCACGTCAGCTCGCTGCGGCGCAAGCTCGAGGCGGTCGGGCCGCGGGTGGTGCATACGGCGCGTGGTATCGGCTATGTGCTGCGCGGCTGA
- a CDS encoding sialidase family protein has translation MTKTDRLKYMGARAVARRSRRVLALASAVAVLAGVVLLTSGLLPRDSAASAPGARVGQEVPVTAMDRSVAPANNSPVLVADPGDRQFVALANRLDAPDFSCALHVSGDGGRSWAPVVPVRVLPEGAEKCYAPEVAFDRDGRLYYLFVGLAGRGNEPMGAFLTSSEDRGRTFSPPRRVLGPLSFAVRMAIDPDLGEAGRMHLVWIAVTADPPLGGFPAPPNPIMSAHSDDGGQSFSEPVQVSDAQRDRVVAPALALGPDHSVHVGYYDLGRDAVDYQGLEGPVWQEPWSVVLASSTDGGERFDEASVVEDAVVPYERVLLIFTMTPPALAVHGEQVCVAWADGRSGDADVLARCSDDRGRSWLKAQRLNDDEVGNGLSQFTPQLDFSPQGRLDAVFHDRRGHPSNGLNYAYLTFSTDGGRSWAPNVKLSRHASSSLVGQHYANPSAMGRAEFGSRLGLLSGPGGALAAWGDTRNSRPDSTGQDVFTATVELPRTGRSYAVPAGAVLVGAGALGLIAGRRRRPDTAGQPVVAT, from the coding sequence TTGACCAAGACTGACAGGCTGAAATATATGGGTGCACGTGCGGTAGCTCGCCGCAGCCGCCGGGTGCTCGCTCTCGCCAGTGCCGTGGCGGTGCTCGCCGGGGTGGTGCTGCTGACCAGCGGATTGCTGCCGAGAGATTCGGCGGCCAGCGCACCAGGTGCCCGGGTGGGCCAGGAGGTTCCGGTCACGGCGATGGACCGCAGCGTCGCGCCGGCGAACAACTCTCCGGTGCTCGTCGCGGACCCGGGTGACCGGCAGTTCGTGGCGTTGGCGAACCGGCTGGACGCGCCGGACTTCAGCTGCGCGCTGCACGTCTCGGGGGACGGCGGGCGCAGCTGGGCGCCGGTCGTGCCGGTGCGGGTGCTGCCGGAGGGGGCGGAGAAGTGCTATGCGCCGGAGGTCGCGTTCGACCGCGACGGCCGGCTGTACTACCTGTTCGTGGGGCTGGCCGGGCGGGGCAACGAGCCGATGGGGGCGTTCCTGACCAGCTCGGAGGACCGTGGACGCACGTTCAGCCCACCGCGCCGGGTGCTCGGTCCGCTGAGCTTCGCCGTCCGGATGGCGATCGACCCTGATCTGGGCGAGGCGGGGCGGATGCATCTGGTGTGGATCGCGGTCACCGCGGACCCGCCGCTGGGCGGCTTCCCGGCGCCGCCGAACCCGATCATGTCGGCGCACTCCGACGACGGCGGCCAGAGCTTCTCCGAGCCAGTGCAGGTCAGCGACGCGCAGCGGGACCGGGTGGTGGCCCCGGCGCTGGCGCTGGGTCCGGACCACAGCGTGCACGTCGGCTATTACGACCTGGGCCGTGACGCGGTGGACTACCAGGGCCTGGAAGGGCCGGTGTGGCAGGAGCCCTGGTCGGTGGTGCTGGCCAGTTCCACCGACGGCGGCGAGCGTTTCGATGAGGCATCGGTGGTCGAGGACGCGGTGGTGCCGTATGAGCGGGTGCTGCTCATCTTCACCATGACGCCACCGGCGCTGGCCGTGCACGGCGAGCAGGTCTGCGTCGCCTGGGCCGACGGCCGCTCCGGCGACGCCGACGTGCTGGCCCGCTGCTCCGACGACCGTGGCCGCAGCTGGCTAAAGGCGCAGCGGCTCAATGACGACGAGGTCGGGAACGGGCTGAGCCAGTTCACCCCGCAGCTGGACTTCTCACCGCAGGGCCGCCTGGACGCGGTGTTCCACGACCGGCGCGGGCACCCCTCCAACGGCCTGAACTACGCCTACCTCACCTTCTCCACCGACGGTGGCCGCAGCTGGGCGCCGAACGTGAAGTTGAGCCGGCACGCCTCCAGCTCGCTGGTGGGCCAGCACTACGCCAATCCCTCGGCGATGGGCCGGGCCGAGTTCGGCTCCCGGCTGGGGCTGCTGTCCGGCCCGGGCGGCGCACTGGCCGCCTGGGGCGACACCCGCAACTCCCGGCCGGACAGCACCGGGCAGGACGTGTTCACCGCGACTGTCGAGCTGCCCCGTACCGGCCGTTCCTACGCCGTACCCGCGGGGGCCGTGCTGGTCGGCGCCGGGGCACTCGGGCTGATCGCCGGCCGGCGCCGCCGACCCGACACCGCCGGGCAGCCGGTCGTGGCGACATGA
- a CDS encoding HAMP domain-containing sensor histidine kinase, with protein MDEATAAEAGGKQFLADAARHLHAPVSSIQDGVQALLYGSVGEERERLLAGLVREAARGARLVTSLLRLARLDAGEQLAPAPCDLVGVCTTQADRIRLRSPHLLVHFLAQPPLPAAPHLDGQAVREILTELLDNARRHATSRIIVNVAAPDDRVEIRVCDDGPGLPAGTAERAFDRFTSFDGLEGPGLGLSIARELARLHGGDLHYEDGAFVLRLPVQLEAPPG; from the coding sequence TTGGACGAGGCCACCGCCGCGGAGGCAGGTGGGAAGCAGTTCCTCGCCGACGCCGCCCGGCACCTGCACGCGCCGGTGAGCAGCATCCAAGACGGCGTGCAGGCGCTGCTGTACGGGTCGGTGGGGGAGGAGCGCGAACGGCTGTTGGCCGGCCTGGTCCGGGAGGCCGCCCGCGGCGCGCGGCTGGTGACCTCGTTGCTGCGGCTGGCCCGGCTCGATGCCGGCGAGCAGCTCGCGCCGGCGCCGTGCGACCTGGTCGGCGTCTGCACCACCCAGGCCGACCGGATCCGCCTGCGCTCCCCGCACCTGCTCGTCCACTTCCTCGCCCAGCCGCCGCTTCCGGCCGCGCCGCACCTGGACGGGCAGGCGGTACGGGAGATCCTGACCGAGCTGCTCGACAACGCCCGGCGGCATGCCACCAGCCGGATCATCGTCAACGTCGCGGCACCCGACGACCGGGTCGAGATCCGGGTGTGCGACGACGGCCCCGGCCTGCCGGCCGGCACGGCCGAGCGGGCCTTCGACCGCTTCACCAGCTTCGACGGACTGGAGGGCCCCGGGCTGGGGCTGTCCATCGCGCGGGAGCTGGCCCGCCTGCATGGGGGAGACCTCCACTACGAGGACGGGGCCTTCGTCCTGCGCCTGCCGGTCCAGCTCGAGGCGCCACCGGGCTGA
- a CDS encoding thiamine-binding protein has translation MLVAFSISPSTGDDAGGVSEAVAEAVRVVRESGLPHETNAMFTNVEGEWDEVMAVVKRAVEVVAARSPRVGLVLKADIRQGHAGQLTAKVEKVDRLLDQ, from the coding sequence GTGCTGGTCGCCTTCAGCATCAGCCCGAGTACGGGGGACGACGCCGGAGGCGTGTCCGAGGCCGTCGCGGAGGCGGTGCGGGTCGTGCGGGAGTCTGGGCTGCCGCACGAGACCAATGCCATGTTCACCAACGTCGAGGGCGAGTGGGACGAGGTCATGGCCGTCGTGAAGCGCGCCGTGGAGGTGGTGGCTGCACGGTCGCCGCGGGTCGGGCTCGTGCTCAAGGCCGACATCCGGCAGGGACATGCCGGTCAGCTCACCGCCAAGGTGGAGAAGGTCGACCGGCTGCTCGACCAGTGA
- the sepH gene encoding septation protein SepH: MRELHVVAVSEDGRHVVLATGKGALRGDFRVAIDDRLAAAVRGDLPRPGEVEPPAVTPKEIQARLRAGESPEQIATSAGVPLSKVERYAGPVLSERERVLGQARAGFVSRSRLGASALPLGEAVDRHLADTTGVRLETVTWSTRREETGTWLVELSYVSQARRRSAVWRYDVMRREVTATDSTSAALAHVEPAGRRSRPPAPAPVPVAQARRAPARSARSAAQDRAASSTRSAAPGRTIAARPSVAAAQPTGGRRAAAPAPRAAAAKAAEAAAAKARQAEEAAAKAAEEAAAAEAAAAARAAEEAKAAEEAKAAEEAKAAEEAAEETKAAEAAARKTADAKAVAEEAPAGPPTLRVVGAEADPAPSRRGPKEPPAAARTAPARAAGQRASVPGWADVLLSTAPVARPADPRPDPDPEPDPD, from the coding sequence GTGCGCGAGCTGCACGTCGTCGCGGTGAGCGAGGACGGCCGACACGTCGTGCTGGCGACTGGCAAGGGGGCGCTCCGCGGCGACTTCCGGGTGGCGATCGACGACCGGCTGGCCGCCGCCGTCCGCGGTGACCTGCCGCGACCGGGCGAGGTCGAGCCGCCGGCCGTCACCCCCAAGGAGATCCAGGCCAGGCTGCGCGCGGGGGAGTCGCCGGAGCAGATCGCGACCTCGGCCGGCGTCCCCCTGAGCAAGGTCGAGCGGTACGCCGGTCCGGTGCTCTCCGAGCGGGAGCGCGTGCTCGGCCAGGCGCGGGCCGGCTTCGTGTCCCGCAGCCGGTTGGGTGCCTCCGCCCTGCCGCTCGGCGAGGCCGTCGATCGCCACCTCGCCGACACGACCGGCGTGCGACTGGAGACGGTGACCTGGTCGACCCGCCGTGAGGAGACCGGCACCTGGCTGGTCGAGCTGTCCTACGTCTCGCAGGCCCGCCGGCGCAGCGCCGTCTGGCGCTATGACGTCATGCGCCGCGAGGTGACCGCCACCGACTCGACCTCCGCCGCCCTGGCGCACGTCGAGCCCGCCGGCCGACGGTCACGTCCGCCGGCACCGGCACCGGTGCCCGTGGCGCAGGCTCGGCGTGCTCCGGCCCGGTCGGCCCGCTCGGCGGCACAGGATCGTGCGGCGTCCTCCACCCGCTCGGCGGCCCCCGGCCGCACGATCGCGGCGCGACCGAGCGTCGCGGCCGCCCAGCCCACTGGCGGTCGTCGGGCGGCGGCTCCGGCGCCCCGGGCGGCCGCGGCCAAGGCGGCAGAGGCAGCGGCGGCCAAGGCTCGGCAGGCCGAGGAGGCTGCGGCCAAGGCTGCAGAAGAGGCGGCGGCGGCAGAGGCCGCGGCCGCGGCCAGGGCAGCAGAGGAGGCCAAGGCGGCGGAAGAGGCCAAGGCAGCAGAGGAGGCCAAGGCGGCGGAAGAGGCGGCGGAAGAGACGAAGGCGGCAGAGGCGGCGGCGCGCAAGACGGCGGACGCCAAGGCGGTCGCGGAGGAGGCGCCGGCCGGTCCGCCCACGCTGCGGGTGGTGGGAGCCGAGGCCGATCCGGCTCCGTCCCGCCGCGGGCCGAAGGAGCCGCCCGCGGCCGCGCGTACGGCGCCGGCCCGCGCCGCCGGGCAGCGCGCCAGCGTGCCGGGCTGGGCGGACGTGCTGCTGTCCACCGCACCGGTCGCCCGCCCGGCGGACCCCAGGCCTGATCCGGACCCGGAGCCCGATCCGGACTGA